AGCCATGGTGTATAGTGAGTCTGTGACATCAAGTTTTATTACCTGTTGACTTCTTATCAAGGTAAGCAGAATAAGGATTCGGCAAAGGCATGGAGCAGCAGCTGGATTAAGTCGGTCTATACAGAACAGCTCAGTGGGTTGGTATAAATAGGACGTGGTGTGGTATCAAGGAAGATCTTGAGGCGGTTAGTATGGACGAAGTGAATGACGAGGCACATGTAGGTGAATTTAGCAATATGAGGCAAGTGAATGATGAGGTATACAAGAATGAGATACTCAATAAGAGGGATGTAAGTGATGCAGTATATGTCAGTGTGGCCCGATGCTTAGGGAGAGACGAAGCAGAGAGAAATTAGGTGATGGCCACGACGCGGCGAGTCTATtattctttctctctcatctCCTCATAATATTTTCCAGTATTCTAGGGATTGAATAGACAACAAAGTTCAACATTAGGCTGAGTCAATCCAGAACCCGCATGATGCAAAACAGCACGAGAACAACACGTAGAATGAGTCAAGGGACAACGGGGTCACGCTACGGCATTTCGTGCCTAACCGAGGCTCTAACCCAAGGACCAAGGGAAAAGACTTTGAGATGACGAAAAAGAATTCGCCTCTAATGAGGCAGTGACAGAATTCTGGAGTTGGAACCATGTCATGGCATTGCCGTCACCGTGCTGACCGCCGTATGGGTGCCCGGGGGCTATGGACCGATACATTCTCACCCAGTGTATTATACAGTCTTCCCTTGTTTGTTCTTCATGACAACTGACATTGAAACAGCCTTTTTCTGAATAACGTTTGTACAATAGGTGGTCTATTTaccctggccgccgcctctcgGGATCACTAGCGTTATGCATGCCAGAATCCACACACTTTACCCGCATACCTGAccctgctcttcttcttgaatGGGCTTATGCTTTGTAAATTGTTGACTCTCACTGACTGGGGCACCGCAGGGGGTAATTCTATTTGAATGTATTGTCTGGCTTCGACCCAAGAGGGCTATTCATACCCATTCCGTCTTCACCCGACCTTGATCTGGCGACACCAGTCCCGCCCCTGTGACACCTGCCAGTTGCACAACTGCACCTCCAGCAAGATGCCCAAGAACCCCGCGATGCAGAtgccgccgctgtcgctgACGCTCGTCGCCCCGAGGCTGAACTCGCGGTCCTCGCTCGGCACCGTCTCCATGATCTCGGCGAACGTGTTGACATAGACGGCGCCCCCGAGCAAGCCTTCccagaagacgacggcgaagacgacaTACACGGACGGGAGGAAGTCCAGCACCGCGTGCGACGTCAGCAGCGCGAGGTTGCCGACCTGCAGCAGCGACGGCAGGTACAGGCGGTGAATGCGGAAGAAGGGCGTCGAAGACCGCGAGATGAATACGCCCAGCTGGTACAGGAACCCGTACATCGGGTAGAACTCGCGGAACTCGGTAAACGGCGAAGACGCCAGCGGGAATAGAAGCGTCGGCGCCACGCCCTGGTTGATCGTGTACTCGGCCACGTAcacgagcagcagcggcagcatgTACGGGAAGAAAagcgccctcgccctcgcgaGGTTGTGGGCGAAGCTGCTATCACgctggtgatgatgatgatgccccGACTGCTGCGCCGAGTACGCCGCCGAAGTGACCGATGGGCCCGGTGCAAGCAgcgccgaagacgccgcGTCGCGCGGCATCTCcccgacgtcctcgtcgtcgaggtcccgCTCCGGCACCGCCGCATACCCCTTCCCACCGCCCGCACGCAGGGGTCCCTTGGGCAGCACAACGAAGAAGCTAACGAACATGATGGACGGCAGGCACGCCGAGAACAGAAGACTGCTGCGCACCGTGAATCCCCACCAGTCCGTCATGAGGACGTACAGCCCGGCACCGACAAGCCCCGCGGCGCCCGTGCCGCTGCCCCAGCCCGCCAGACTCGCGGGGCCGTAGTAGTGCGTCAGGCCGAGGAAGCtgagctcgccgccgcccgagctGAGGCTGGCGATGACGACACCGACCatcttgacggcgacggagcgGCCGGGCGGCgtcagggcgacgaggagcatGCCGGTGCACGAGAGGGCAATGAGGACGAGCACGCGCAGGGCGTAGGGCACGCGGTGGATGAAGTAAGGGGCGACGAGCTTCgtgaagaaggacggcagcaCGTCGGCGAGCAGGACGACGCCCTTGGGTACCGAGGATCCGACGAGGTCCTGGGCTGCTGAGAGGATGATTACGTAGAGGACGTTGTTGATGAGACCTGGCGGAGGCACGCTTCACGTTAGCAACACGGCTCTTTGTtctctcttcgtcttcttctctcccaaGGAAAAGCCGGAGGGGAGCGGAGAAGGGGCCGGTACCGAGAAACCAAAAGGCCACGACGACCTGCGTGTCGGCATGTCGGAGGAGCGCGGAAACGCGGGCGCGGTACAGCGAccacgacgaagacggcgacccGGGCATCGGGAGGAAGccggaggacgagggcgatcGGCCGGTCATGGTCCACTACAGCGCGGTTGTCGGTTCCCGCGGCGAGAAGGCATCtagaaggggagggggagaaagaaagaaagaaacgaTGTGCGGGCAGATACGTCTTATCTCGACACTTCGGATggaggatggggaggggggagaatGTGGTTATTGCGCTGGTTGGGTCTTGGGCGTTCTGATCTGGCTTGGTCCCATGGTTTCGGTGCGTCGGACATCGGTCACAAGATAAGGATGTCGTAGTGGGGCGATAAGCCCGGTGGAACGGCTCTGTAGCCAATGACATGCCTAGATGGGACAAGCCACGGAAGCTCTCGCTGTGGCCCTGCGGGGACATCCCTGTCAGGGCCACGCGACAGAGGACAACAGCGTGACGTCGTCGCGTAAAGTGGCCGTCTACCTCGTTGAAACAGCAGTTCTTCAGAGTCAGTCCCCACTCCATCCATTGAGTCTCGTCCATTGTAGAGGATACATGTCTGAAAGCATTTTGAAGGTGAATTACTGTAATGCTAGCTTTCGTTTCGATTTAATCAGCCTCTTTATGAGCCGAGCATCGGGTATCTCCTGTCTGTAGTTGGCCAATAACATCTTTCACATCGGCCTCTGCGCCATTACATGCCGCTTTCTCGCCCAAGCATGCCAATgccagctcgccgcctccaagcCGACATTTGAGTAACCTAAAATCTCTCTTCTATGTCTTATCACAAAGCTGGCCCCTCCCACGCATCTCTGTTCAGCCTCATCAGGTAGGATTGCTTGTGGGGGAACGCGACCTCCCGCTCTTTGGCAAACCCGGCTTGTTGCAAATGCTGCAGGAACCTATTGCTTGCGAAGTTAGCTCATGGCTGACCTTACAACCCGACCAAGTAAAGGGAGGAGGTCTCTTCACCTCGCGTTGTCGATGCGCGGCTCCAGACACACGTGCATCGTCCGGTAGTCGTCCGTGAGACACCAATGCACCAGGCTCGACAGCCACGCCGGCACCCGACCACGCGCCCACTCCTCGCCCACAAAGACGTGAACACCGCGGTCGTAATCCCCGGCGTCGCTGCCGAGCTTCTGCCCAAGCACGTCCTCTTTTACCCAGTATATCTCAAAGTATCCAAACGGCACGCCGTCCCACATGCCAATCACCGGGAACGAGTGCTTCGAGCCCAGCGCGTTGCTTAGGAAGTCGGGCGTGTAGTCTCCCCAGAACTTCTGCACTCGCGGGTTCGCCAGCCACGACCGCAGCAGCGCCGTGTCGGAGAGCGTCGCGAGGTGGCTATTCTCGGCCGCTTTGGGCCCGACGGGTCCAAGATACGGCACGGCGTCCGGCGCGAGGGATGCGATGCGGAACGACAGGTACCGTCCCACGCTCGGCACGAACCGGCAGTAAAACACCTCCCCCATGCGGCCCGGCTTGCGGCGAATGGGATGACGGACGCCGTTCGTTACAGTGTACatcaacggcgccggcgggtaATACGTCGGGAGATGGGAGCTCGAGTAGAACGGACCGATGGGGAAGCTTGGCGTCGTGACCATGGACATGGCCGGCGGGCCTCCGGGTACGTCGACGTCGGATCGGCCCCCCGTCGACTGGTGAGGGGAGTGGATGGGCGTATGGTGCCGCGAGTGGGTGAACTCGGTGCAAGCTGGCGAGCTCGGGCGGCTGCCGGCCGGAGACTCTGGGTaggtcgaggcggcgctcgTGCGCTGCAGCGTGAAGAGGAACAACCGTCCCGGTATCTGCCAGAACATGCGGCGCGAGACGAACATCTGCGACCACTCCTCGCCGTTGTCCTTAATATTGGTCCCCACGGCTGAGTCCAGCGAGGCGATCAGCCCCATGCGCTCCAGCTTTGGTATCAGATTCCTGCCGCGCAAGACACCGTCGCGCCTGATGTTGATGCGCCACTCGCCCTTCGGTCGTGCCATCTCGGGGGTAAGCCTTGATGCGTCGGTCGTGAGGTAGGGCGACGGCTGGGGTTGGTGAAAGTACCAATAGAGTGTGACCCAGAGCATCATGGCGATCTGGCGGGTcgggctggcggcgggctTGAACTCGGTGCTCGAGGGCTGAGATATCGACGAGATGAAGAGGTTATCGTTCTGCAGGGTGGGCTGCTTGAAGCTGTGGACgtgacgccggcgggcgCGTGCGCACTCCCCGTcgctctcgtcgccgccatcggcgtTGTCAAGGACGGGCTTGTCGTCCTCGGTGTTGAGCACGATAGTCCAGCCGATGGGGAAGGGGTTGTTGTGTGTGTTCAGGTCGTGCGACTTGAAGAATAGACCCGCGAAGACGGGTGTCACTGTGAACGTTTGCCCGTCCGGCAAGTGGATGATCTGCGGAGGCATCGCTGTGGATCTGCCCGCAGCGGCCTCGACACTAGACCAGGCTTGAGCTGCtggtggaggggagggtaggggagggggggacaaTGACGGAGGGTTACCTAGGGCACAAGGAGGTACTGGTAGGGGCAAGAGAATGAGGAGTCGGGGGTAGGCCTGGAATAGGAAGACAGCGGGGTAGATCAGAGCTCTCAcgctccctcttctctctctctcctcaGAATGATACCGAGCAGACAGTCTTATGTACCCGATAGCCGCACGACGTTGATATGCGCGTCGGGCTGATGCAGGATTCTCGTCAGATCCGGGGACGGCTTCTAGAGCCCCTTCTGGAACGAGGAAGCAGCCATTCAGTGAAGAGCCATATGCGAGGTAGCGAGATTCTGACAAACAGGGACCTGTTGGTTGGGTGGTGGCATGACGATGCGTTAATCAAGTGGGGTGAAGCTTTGTGGTGTCGTGAGGCGGGCGCACTAGGCACATGCTATAagcggtacgtacctttcagaactctctctctctgggtACCTCCCAGCAAGTAGTTAGGCTGGGATGGGAAAGGACGGGGACAACGAGCGGTTGAAAGCGGGGATTCTCGGTAAAGCCGAAACGACCCACTTCAGCTCCCCTCACCGGCTTACACCGAGCGTGGTCTTTGGTCATATGGGCTGTTGCTGGCCAGCCCACTACCCGCAAGCCGCCGCTGGAACACGCCATCTTCACTAACGCATCCTCGTCTGATCCTTCACAGACCTCACCTTGGAAATCGAGCACGCAACAGTCTCAAATCAGATGTTTTCCTCCCAAGTTTCTGGTCAAGATGCGGAATCATAACGTGAAATCAGAGTGCTCCTTTCGCTATGTGTCTTCCGCTCCGGGGTATGTTCGTTACTATGATGCCCTAAGTCTTAAGGTACTCAGTATGATAGGGCTGGTGTACAGGGTATCGTACaaacacgcacgcacacaaaACCACACGTAACGATGCGTTACGATGTCTTCTTGTCCTCACTCTTCTCCCCTGACTCCTTGGACcccttcttgtcgtccttgCGCTTGTGCTCTACGCGTTCGGCCTCCTCTGcgtcatcctcatcgtcatcctGCCTTCGCCTCgagcccttcttctccttgtcgagcACCTCCTGgacctcctcgccaccgAGGTCCTTGGTCTCGTCCCAATCAACGTCGTACTCGGTCGCCACGAATCTGATCTCCCGGCGCAGCGAGTTGGCTTCTTGCACGAGAGCCTCCCACGTCGCGGGGTCGAACCCGCGCTCCTGGTAAAGCGCCTGCTGCCGCTTCGACACGGTGATGTTCAGCGCCGCCTTGTAGCTGAGGTCCTTGCTAATGTACAGGAACCAGAGATAGCCGCCCATGATGGTCGACAGGCCGGCGAGGTACGTTACcggctcgacgaggtccCAGCCAAAGTCGGTGTGGAACGTGACGTAGTAGACGACGCCCCACCAGCCGGCGAGCAGAGCAAAGCCACCCTGTGCGAGACGGTGGGCTCCGCGATGCGCGAGGTAGTCGCATTCTTGTTTGATCTTGGCCAGCTCTTCGACGCGGCGAGACATTCTGCGCAGTCTGATGCGCATGTAATATGTCCTGTCGTTGAAACTGGGCACTGCTACGCGCAGCTCCTGGTCGTACccctcgatgccgatggAGAACTCCCGTCCGCGGGCGGCATCCCTGATGAAGTCGCCGACCTCTGTGCTGCTACTCCAACGCACCCAGTTCGTGTCATCGCCGTCCTTCTTTGGGCCCTCGTGGCCGAGACCCGAGTACGACGCTACGTTGCCCTCCTGTTTCTGCGACGCGCGCTTGTCCGGCTTGGTCTCTTTGtggtcggcctcggcgcggaAGTAGATCTTGGGGATTCGttcgcggcggccgtcgtcgatgggcgGGATCTCGGCCTGGAGTAGCCGTTCGAGGTACGACAAAGGCTGCTGGGGGTGGACGAGCAAAGCCAGCGGTGCGATGTCCTCCCTTTCGTCGTCATTCTTGGGCTTCTGCGTGATCCGCGATTGCTCGGCATGGAAAGGAAGCGGCAGGATGAGCTTCAATAGCCTCGTTGGTGTGGTAAGTAGCCGTCCTGGATTTCGTGGCGTGAGCACGTTAGGCAAACGAAACGCGCTTGGGCGCTGAACGGTGCATGAAGGGCGTACGTACCTCGAGTCTTGTCCCCGTTAGTGGGATCTTTGGACGATTCCCGCTGGTCGAGCTCGTTGCCAGCACGATGCCATGGCCTCTCTTCTTGTTTCCGCAGGGCGATCAGCTCATCCCGCTCGAacttctccttgtcctcctccttgtgCATGTCATGCTGGCTTGCCTTCCTGGCCTTGGCATCATCAATGTCGCCTCGAAGCTTTGCAGACAGACGGAACGCGCGTGCCGGCGCTGGGGCATGGGTGCcgatgccgaagccggcTGGGCGAAAAGCTTGTCTGAGAGAACCATACTTGGGGCTGAAGCTGCTGGTAGGGAGTTGCAGGCATACGCGACGGAACGCGTAGCTCATTTCGATATCGTGCGGTCGTAGTAGGATCGTGTTTTATCCGGTTTTATTTCTTTTTTTGGAGAGAGGTTTTAGTCGATTAAGATGGACTGAACATTTCTATTATTTGATAAATACTTCATCGAGGGACCCAGGTTTCCCAGGGTACTCGGCAGCAGGTAGGCATTGGCGTCGCGCCCGCCGAGAGCGAGGTCCTGCTCCCAGCGTCAATAACCTGGCTGTATGACGTCAGCAGATTCCGGAAGGTCACGTGATGTAGCTGAGGCCTCCATTTTCTTGCGGAGCTGTAGCTCCAGCGCTCGccccagctccagctccatcCAGGCTTGGCAGGTTTTTTGGTGCAGCCTCAGCTCAAAATGGCCAAAATGCTCCGTCATCCATCATTCATCTTGGCTCCTCCACCGGTGTCGCCCTTCGCATCATCCTAACCAATCTCCGCGGGAGTCAGCTTGGTCTCTCTCCTGCAATGTGCCTCGCTcctggccgtcctcgagTCCCGGTTTTTCAATGACCAAAATCATCATTGGGCGATCAACCAAGCTGCATGTGGCTCCCGCCAAGTCTATTGCGTCGAGACCAGTCACCTCCATGCTTTCCCTGAGCTCTCGCGCCAGTTGGCCGACATCATCGATGGATACTGTGGTGCAGCAGTGTGCAGGCACAGATACAGCACTCTGTGCATCATTTTTAGGCCGGTTTAGGTAGGGGCTGTAGTCCTCAGCTTATGTACCGCCATTTGACGCTCTCCCACCCCTTTCGTCTCCGGATCCGAATCCCGTATTTTTCGCCGTTGTTCACGGGCTTCACGACGGCTCCCGTCATTGGGCAGCCCGCCGAGTCGGGAATTCCCTCCGTCTCCTTCATGTTCTCATCCAAGGGCGAAACCTCGAATCCCGCCAACAGGGACGCCACGAGTCCTAGATTCTCGGCAAAGGCAAAGTTGCGCCCTGGGCACAGGTGTTTTCCGCCACCGAACGGGATAAACGCcgccctcttcatcttctccgaCTCGGCGTGCTCCTTACCGCTCCTCACCACGAACCTGTCTGCCTTGAAACTTGCGCTGTCCGGGCCCCACGAATTTTCCAGCCGGTGCAGGACCTGAGCTGACACCTGCACATTGCAGCCCTTCTTGAGGAGGTATGACTGCCCCTTTCCATCCGTAACAGTCGTGTCTTCCAGCACCTTTCGGTTGCCCATGCCCTGGTTCGACAGTCGGATCGCCTCACGGTAGCAGCTGACGAGCAGAGGACACCGTTCGTTTATCGTTCCTATGTCGATGGTGACATCGTCGTTGCTTCCGCGCCGGGCCACTGGCAGTACTTCTTCTCTCAGCTGGTCCGCCAATTTAGGCCGACTAAAGATCTGCACCATGAACCAGAACAACGTTGGGATCGTGTTGGCTGTCGCCACGTGGAGCAGAGCAACCTCAAACATGCCGACTTCTTTGCCCGAGATGCCGTGCTTTCGTAGGACTGCCGCGCGGCTCCTGACGATCTGGGAAGCGTCCTCGTGATGATCCCGGTTGTTGCCATAATACTCTCCCAGCGCCGCCTGAAGTCGTTGTCTCGCGTagtaagtcaaagcacccacttttcggccacccccccatttcggccgGGGTTTTACACCAAAAGTACTACTTTTCACTACACCCTTTTATTAATAACTAATATAgataaataaatataaaaagTCTTTTAAAATAGTTTTTTATCtctattttatatatatagtattttctaactttatatagcttagtaatatacttagtttatagtataaagtaaaaaCTCTACTTTctaatactatttttaaGATTTTAaattttagtattatatagtaattatagtacttatagtaaaactacttaaataactttaattatagtatatatttatattaaaagAAAGTAGATTTACCTATATAAATAgcttatttactatataagtttaaaaatagtataatactagtaaaatatatactag
This genomic interval from Colletotrichum higginsianum IMI 349063 chromosome 9, whole genome shotgun sequence contains the following:
- a CDS encoding Protein BTN; the protein is MTGRSPSSSGFLPMPGSPSSSWSLYRARVSALLRHADTQVVVAFWFLGLINNVLYVIILSAAQDLVGSSVPKGVVLLADVLPSFFTKLVAPYFIHRVPYALRVLVLIALSCTGMLLVALTPPGRSVAVKMVGVVIASLSSGGGELSFLGLTHYYGPASLAGWGSGTGAAGLVGAGLYVLMTDWWGFTVRSSLLFSACLPSIMFVSFFVVLPKGPLRAGGGKGYAAVPERDLDDEDVGEMPRDAASSALLAPGPSVTSAAYSAQQSGHHHHHQRDSSFAHNLARARALFFPYMLPLLLVYVAEYTINQGVAPTLLFPLASSPFTEFREFYPMYGFLYQLGVFISRSSTPFFRIHRLYLPSLLQVGNLALLTSHAVLDFLPSVYVVFAVVFWEGLLGGAVYVNTFAEIMETVPSEDREFSLGATSVSDSGGICIAGFLGILLEVQLCNWQVSQGRDWCRQIKVG
- a CDS encoding Siderophore biosynthesis, with protein sequence MPPQIIHLPDGQTFTVTPVFAGLFFKSHDLNTHNNPFPIGWTIVLNTEDDKPVLDNADGGDESDGECARARRRHVHSFKQPTLQNDNLFISSISQPSSTEFKPAASPTRQIAMMLWVTLYWYFHQPQPSPYLTTDASRLTPEMARPKGEWRINIRRDGVLRGRNLIPKLERMGLIASLDSAVGTNIKDNGEEWSQMFVSRRMFWQIPGRLFLFTLQRTSAASTYPESPAGSRPSSPACTEFTHSRHHTPIHSPHQSTGGRSDVDVPGGPPAMSMVTTPSFPIGPFYSSSHLPTYYPPAPLMYTVTNGVRHPIRRKPGRMGEVFYCRFVPSVGRYLSFRIASLAPDAVPYLGPVGPKAAENSHLATLSDTALLRSWLANPRVQKFWGDYTPDFLSNALGSKHSFPVIGMWDGVPFGYFEIYWVKEDVLGQKLGSDAGDYDRGVHVFVGEEWARGRVPAWLSSLVHWCLTDDYRTMHVCLEPRIDNAR
- a CDS encoding Siderophore biosynthesis protein translates to MVGNDAPTAGSVLAFVVQDVQRSTSSYVTVAVVLALAIFIHRFSSPQLDKREPPPMKPKIPIVGHLVGMIRHQSRYFKTLENRNMAVATLPILSGKLYGIWEPTVIQSVYRNRLLSFEPFAVEFAQREIGFSNAMLKVIQETTLLPEFFDCIHKSMTADNLRQMNANALTYVSDALDGVCNGSETFEATNFFVWIVRSRAAVLRKHGISGKEVGMFEVALLHVATANTIPTLFWFMVQIFSRPKLADQLREEVLPVARRGSNDDVTIDIGTINERCPLLVSCYREAIRLSNQGMGNRKVLEDTTVTDGKGQSYLLKKGCNVQVSAQVLHRLENSWGPDSASFKADRFVVRSGKEHAESEKMKRAAFIPFGGGKHLCPGRNFAFAENLGLVASLLAGFEVSPLDENMKETEGIPDSAGCPMTGAVVKPVNNGEKYGIRIRRRKGWESSAVSVPAHCCTTVSIDDVGQLARELRESMEVTGLDAIDLAGATCSLVDRPMMILVIEKPGLEDGQERGTLQERDQADSRGDCFSPKYGSLRQAFRPAGFGIGTHAPAPARAFRLSAKLRGDIDDAKARKASQHDMHKEEDKEKFERDELIALRKQEERPWHRAGNELDQRESSKDPTNGDKTRGRLLTTPTRLLKLILPLPFHAEQSRITQKPKNDDEREDIAPLALLVHPQQPLSYLERLLQAEIPPIDDGRRERIPKIYFRAEADHKETKPDKRASQKQEGNVASYSGLGHEGPKKDGDDTNWVRWSSSTEVGDFIRDAARGREFSIGIEGYDQELRVAVPSFNDRTYYMRIRLRRMSRRVEELAKIKQECDYLAHRGAHRLAQGGFALLAGWWGVVYYVTFHTDFGWDLVEPVTYLAGLSTIMGGYLWFLYISKDLSYKAALNITVSKRQQALYQERGFDPATWEALVQEANSLRREIRFVATEYDVDWDETKDLGGEEVQEVLDKEKKGSRRRQDDDEDDAEEAERVEHKRKDDKKGSKESGEKSEDKKTS